A portion of the Lolium rigidum isolate FL_2022 chromosome 1, APGP_CSIRO_Lrig_0.1, whole genome shotgun sequence genome contains these proteins:
- the LOC124700562 gene encoding RNA-binding protein 208 yields MNGAGGSQQQQQQQRLRQQQQQQQQQQALLMQQALQQQQYQSGVLAAAAAAAMTQMEPVSNGNLPPGFDPSTCRSVYVGNVHPNVSESLLIEVFQSTGPVERCKLIRKEKSSFGFVDYYDRRSAAISIMTLHGRHIYGQAIKVNWAYASTQREDTSGHFHIFVGDLSSEVNDATLYACFSTYSSCSDARVMWDNKTGRSRGYGFVSFRNQQEAETAITEMTGKWLGSRQIRCNWATKTNAEEKQEADNHNTVVLTNGSSSNAAMESNQDTGSKENPENNPDFTTVYVGNIGHEVNRDELHRQFYNLGVGAIEEVRVQQEKGFGFVRYSTHGEAALAIQMANGLVVRGKPLKCSWGNKPTPPGTSSKPLPPPVASYQPVAMAGVPQGFSTAELLAYQRQLALSQAAAGQLAGQHGLAGQVSAGLLAAGSQALYDGYPNQSSAQQLMYYN; encoded by the exons ATGAATGGCGCCGGCGGGagccagcagcaacagcagcaacagAGGCtcaggcagcagcagcaacagcagcagcagcagcaggccctCCTGATGCAGCAGGCGCTGCAGCAGCAGCAGTATCAGTCcggcgtcctcgccgccgccgccgcggcggccaTGACTCAG ATGGAGCCTGTTTCGAATGGCAATCTCCCACCTGGGTTTGATCCATCCACATGCCGCAGTGT GTATGTGGGAAACGTACACCCTAATGTCAGTGAAAGCCTTCTGATTGAAGTATTCCAGAGCACTGGTCCAGTGGAAAGATGCAAGCTCATTCGGAAAGAAAAG TCTTCTTTTgggtttgttgattactatgatcGGAGATCAGCAGCTATTTCAATCATGACCCTTCATGGGCGTCACAT ATACGGTCAAGCAATCAAGGTGAACTGGGCGTACGCAAGTACACAGAGAGAGGATACGTCTG GGCATTTCCATATTTTTGTTGGTGATTTAAGTTCTGAAGTGAATGATGCAACACTTTATGCCTGTTTCTCAACATATTCTTCTTGTTC TGATGCTCGAGTCATGTGGGACAATAAAACTGGACGCTCCAGAGGTTATGGCTTTGTCTCCTTCCGCAATCAACAG GAAGCTGAAACTGCTATAACTGAAATGACTG GTAAATGGCTTGGCAGCAGACAAATTAGGTGCAACTGGGCAACCAAGACTAATGCAGAAGAGAAACAGGAAGCTGACAATCATAACACAGTTGTACTAACAAATGGTAGTTCGAGTAATGCAG CAATGGAGTCGAACCAGGATACGGGAAGTAAAGAGAATCCAGAGAACAATCCTGATTTCACTACGGTGTATGTTGGCAACATTGGACATGAG GTTAATCGGGATGAGCTTCACCGTCAGTTCTACAACTTAGGGGTTGGGGCTATTGAGGAAGTTCGTGTTCAACAGGAAAAAGGGTTTGGATTTGTAAGGTACAGTACCCACGGCGAAGCAGCATTGGCTATTCAGATGGCCAATGGATTGGTTGTTCGTGGCAAGCCACTAAAG TGCTCGTGGGGCAATAAGCCAACTCCGCCCGGGACATCTTCCAAGCCACTGCCACCGCCAGTCGCTTCTTATCAGCCCGTAGCAATGGCCGGTGTGCCACAAGGCTTCTCAACAGCTGAACTTCTGGCTTACCAGAGGCAGCTCGCCTTAAGCCAGGCCGCGGCTGGGCAGCTCGCCGGACAGCACGGTCTCGCTGGTCAGGTATCCGCGGGTCTCCTTGCTGCTGGTTCCCAGGCTCTCTACGATGGCTACCCGAACCAGTCATCGGCGCAGCAGCTGATGTACTACAACTAG